A stretch of Macrobrachium rosenbergii isolate ZJJX-2024 chromosome 12, ASM4041242v1, whole genome shotgun sequence DNA encodes these proteins:
- the LOC136844359 gene encoding LOW QUALITY PROTEIN: uncharacterized protein (The sequence of the model RefSeq protein was modified relative to this genomic sequence to represent the inferred CDS: inserted 1 base in 1 codon) produces the protein MKTVGIIGGGAAGLCAARQVLATGEFVPIVWELASGVGGTWRYNPNTGKDENGLPIHSSMYRDLKTNLPKEVMGFPDFPFPKGGESFVHHSKVVEYLQDYVDHFNLEPRIKYNHFVEKVEPLEQEEGFPQWTVTAKDLKAGTTSQTICQAIIVCNGHYSVPRTPKLPGIDDFKGRQMHSHNYREPTPFAGATVLVLGAGLSGIDISLEISTVAKQVILSHNLPXPIKSEMPPNIKQVKGAVKASSDGFTLIDGTFVEADFILYCTGYQYSFPFLSDNCGIQIENNQVRHLYKHLINAKMPSMGFIGIPYKINPFPLFDLQSRFFMKVMTRELVLPDQSQMEAEIEEERARRLNSGVPAKHFHYMSTLQWQYAKDMSVLAGLEYTDPVIEKLYTDVGQIRNETLMTYKEVKYVITGPETFERC, from the exons ATGAAAACTGTCGGCATTATTGGCGGTGGGGCAGCCGGATTATGCGCTGCTCGACAGGTTTTGGCAACTGGGGAATTTGTACCGATTGTATGGGAACTAGCATCGGGTGTAGGAGGAACCTGGAGGTATAATCCAAACACTGGAAAGGACGAGAATGGCTTGCCTATACACTCGAGCATGTACCGGGATCTCAA GACAAACCTGCCCAAGGAAGTTATGGGATTCCCCGATTTCCCATTTCCCAAGGGAGGAGAGTCCTTCGTCCACCATTCCAAGGTTGTGGAGTATCTCCAGGATTATGTTGACCATTTCAATCTTGAACCGAGGATAAAG TACAATCATTTCGTCGAAAAGGTCGAGCCTCTAGAGCAGGAGGAAGGATTCCCACAATGGACGGTCACAGCGAAGGACCTGAAAGCGGGCACTACCTCCCAGACCATTTGCCAGGCTATCATCGTTTGTAACGG CCACTACTCTGTCCCTCGGACGCCTAAACTTCCGGGCATAGACGACTTCAAGGGACGCCAGATGCACAGTCATAATTACAGAGAACCAACCCCCTTCGCAGGCGCAACTGTGCTGGTTTTGGGTGCCGGGCTTTCCGGCATAGACATATCTTTGGAAATTTCCACAGTGGCtaaacag GTTATCCTGTCGCACAACTTGC TCCCAATCAAATCCGAAATGCCTCCAAATATCAAACAGGTGAAAGGTGCAGTAAAAGCCTCCAGTGACGGTTTCACACTCATCGACGGGACATTTGTAGAGGCAGATTTCATCCTTTACTGCACAG GTTACCAGTATTCTTTCCCCTTCCTGAGCGATAACTGCGGCATTCAGATCGAAAATAACCAAGTCAGACATCTCTACAAACACCTCATCAACGCCAAAATGCCCTCCATGGGATTTATTGGAATTCCCTACAAAATAAACCCCTTCCCACTCTTTGACTTGCAG TCACGATTCTTCATGAAAGTCATGACAAGGGAACTAGTCCTTCCAGACCAAAGCCAGATGGAGGCCGAAATTGAAGAGGAAAGGGCAAGAAGACTAAACAGTGGCGTCCCCGCTAAGCACTTCCACTACATGAGCACGCTGCAGTGGCAGTACGCGAAAGACATGTCTGTTCTGGCAGGCTTGGAGTACACTGACCCCGTCATCGAGAAGCTCTACACTGATGTCGGACAGATAAGAAACGAGACACTGATGACTTACAAAGAGGTGAAATATGTCATCACGGGACCAGAAACGTTCGAGCGCTGTTAA